One window of the Lytechinus pictus isolate F3 Inbred chromosome 5, Lp3.0, whole genome shotgun sequence genome contains the following:
- the LOC129261800 gene encoding uncharacterized protein LOC129261800, with product MVKYFSGSDGRRWWSRLPGSSRKSNTMDSDSEDQYGEDDTDHNDHRIGMDGDEPLTTSTPLYSQGKKKKKRPGLWKRFKHKTKPMRKISTQVMEKAHHKSHGHSDDENISSARSRSFVSKSEPQLHHDSKNYNSLPRSHRFGGSVIDRTKLFVETDGRQTYSSDSDTGGARTNGTGIVRRSSSSSSRKILSFDVNSESRHSKSLPTDGELDMDVPQLAASVSTLDFLLKIICIYCIEGDVKQDIVSCNRSRNMNTCRIKGRNIFLRKSLVF from the coding sequence GTTCTTCCCGTAAATCAAATACGATGGACAGCGATTCAGAGGATCAGTATGGAGAAGATGATACCGATCATAACGATCATCGGATTGGCATGGACGGTGACGAGCCCCTCACCACCTCCACACCGCTGTATTCCCAaggcaagaagaagaagaaaaggccGGGTCTGTGGAAGCGCTTCAAGCACAAAACCAAACCCATGCGCAAGATCAGCACCCAGGTCATGGAGAAGGCCCACCACAAGTCGCACGGTCACTCCGACGACGAGAACATCTCCTCGGCGAGATCCCGCTCTTTCGTCTCCAAGTCAGAACCGCAACTCCACCATGACTCTAAGAACTACAACTCGCTTCCGCGTTCCCACCGATTCGGTGGATCGGTCATCGATCGCACGAAACTGTTTGTTGAAACTGATGGTAGGCAAACGTACTCCAGTGATTCGGACACTGGTGGCGCCAGGACTAATGGTACTGGTATTGTTAGAAGATCTAGTTCCTCGTCTTCCAGGAAAATCTTGTCTTTCGATGTGAATAGTGAGTCTAGGCATTCTAAGAGCCTACCCACAGATGGAGAATTAGATATGGATGTGCCTCAACTTGCTGCATCGGTGAGTACACTTGACTTCCTTTTGAAAATAATCTGCATTTATTGTATTGAAGGAGATGTCAAACAAGATATAGTCAGTTGCAATAGAAGCAGAAACAtgaatacatgtagaataaAAGGGAGGAACATATTCCTAAGGAAATCTTTagtgttttga